One Gossypium arboreum isolate Shixiya-1 chromosome 13, ASM2569848v2, whole genome shotgun sequence genomic window, ATTCTTTTAAGAGTACTTGACGCACTATAAAGTTGTTCATGCACTGGGTGGATATCTAAATCTCTGGACAATTTTTGTAATTGATAAATATTCTGTAaggtataaaaattattttaaaaaaataataaaaagaaaaaaacagtCACTCAtccaaaattatttatataaatttagaGATTTGAGGAGTTGGTTTAACAAGACTAGGGAGAAATATTTTTTCCCATGGTTTGGACTaggtgaaataaaatattattaatatgaaACCTAAACAAATGATGGGCCTTTAACAAAACTTTTTACAATTCAAACCGACCCAACCAGCTCttcttattaaataaataaaatattaaacaataaATGAATTATTGAGACAGCATGAGCCTAACCTAATCCAAAGAGAGTTAGAATAAAAGATTTCAAAGAAAAACCCCTAAACAAGAACTTGAGGTAGGAACACTTGTACAAAACACAACTTCAACCTAAAGATTTGTCTCATgctaaactatttttttttttaagtcaaCTTAATCCTTTAGCTGATCTGCATCAAATACAAACACATCCAGGAAGATAGAATCGAAACAACATAAGAAATATTTAATTGaacagaaaaaataaaagaagaatctattagaaaaataataaaggGATAAAGGTGTTGAATGAAGCATTCATGAACAAAAAGAGTGAACTCAACCCCAAGACCAGCTATTACATATATGTAGACACGCATGTACAACGAAAacattataaaatttgaaaaaaataaaaactataatCATACTTGTGCCAGACAAGTATCTGTATCCAAAACTCAGATTTCAATGCCAGTCTTGCCAGCATATAAAAACAGAATGCGGTTAAAAACAATGTATTCGCAAAGAGCTGAATAGGTAGGTTGGCAAAGAAGGGTCAAACAAAATATTCAACCAGGTTCCCATGCAACCATATCCAGATAGCTTCAGAAAGTACTGATTTGCAATTGCTTTATCCTAATTAAATATGATAAAACCATTTAACAGAGTAGCTTATTGAAGTTCAGCAACATGCACGCAAACAGTATAGAAAAAGAAGTCAACTAATTTTGAAACATGTTCCAGGTTAGCGATATGAAGGGACTTTTAGCTCTCAGCGATAGGGCAAAGATGCACCACCAAAAGAATACCGGGATGAAACTGATGTAGAAGCAGATGCAGGGTTAACATCTCGATGACGCTGCATCCGGTTATGATCTACTAAAACGTCAGAAGGATATTGAGAATACAATCTCTCTGCTTGGTTGCTTTCTATCCTCCTCAAATGATCAGTTTCAATCAGGTGTGCTTCTCTTGGACGCGACAGGTAAGCATCCACCAATGGATCACCAGAATAACGGCCATAATATGGATCCGCAATATAGGAGTCCAAGATAGAAGCAACAGCGCCAGATGTATTTGCAGTTGCTGCAGAAACTGTCGGTTGCATTTCTCGTGTTGCGCCCAAATCATAAGTCCGATATTCTCTTTCAGTCAAGCGAAGAGGATCAGAGCGAACTACATCTCTCTGCAAAGGCACAGATTCCCGGTATGCAGTGTCTGGTTGTCTCAAAGGTGGCTCTCTGTAATCTCCCAGGTAAGATGTTAATGTAGGAGTGATATGATGCTGTGGAGTCAAGTTTCTTCTCTCCCCCAGAAGACCATAAGTTCTGTATTCCTTCTCACTGAGGTATAAATCACGATGGCCATCCTCCCTCTTATTATATGCCACCTCTCCATATCCCACTCGCTGATTCCTTTCATGAGGAAAACCAGCATAATTCCTAGCACTGATATTAGAATAAGGGTCTCTAACAGATGCTTCTCTGTGTGACGAGGGCCTTGCTTCCCTTGGTCTATCATGAGCTTCCCTTTTTTCAGGGTGTTCAATGATTCGAGCTGCTGCCCTTGATGGGGAGTGAAAAGGTAGTGCAGTTGAATGAACTGGAACTGGTCGAAAAAGTTCTGTGAGCTTCCAAACCTGAAAGGTAAAGTTCAGATACCATATATCCTAAAATATGAAAGGAGACTGAACATCCAACCAACAGGTAGCAAAACTATTCCTTACTTGTCTAGCAGTAAGTTCAGTTTTGAATTTGTTCTTTTCATCATAATTTTCCTTGATAGCCTTCTTGAAAATGTTCTCTGCCAGAGGAAAACAATCAGAATGGACGCTGAACCGCACCTGAAACAGAAGTCATTGGTACACAAATCTCTTTAAGTAATGAATTAGAAGAGATGTAAGTTAAGGAAGGCTAAAACAAAATGGTACCTGAGCAGGGAAAGCCCCACCAAAAGCCTTGGGCTCAAGTTTCATAGCACCAGAAGAGGTAGCCCTATAAATACCATAAAGAAGCCTGACATCGTAATCATAGAGAAATAACTTAAGCCCTGGTCTGATACCCAGCACAAGATCCTTTTTACCAGCTGATACCCCCATTACACGGTATCGGAAACAATCTGGCTTGGTCCTAGCATTGCACATGAATATTAGACCATcaatcttttctttctttttaatttcttgtTTCTTTCCTTTACCCTCACGCTTTTCATCATTCATGTTATTATTCACTGGATTACTGTGCCTTTCCTTATTTTCGTTTCGTTTTCTCTTTTTCTTACCCTCCCGCTTTTCTTCATTCTTCTTATCTTTATTTGAAAGACCAGGCCCCACACCATTTCTTTGTTTCTTGGGATCGTCATTTGACTTGGTAATCTTTTCCTTGCTATCTGATGCACATGTATTTTCTTCATTCTTTTGGATCTGCTGGCTCTTCTCTACATACTCTGTACTCGTAGTAGCATCCTTTTGCTGGTCTTTTTCCACTGGATCTAACTTCTTAACATTATTTTCAGCTGCTTTATTGCCCTCTGATATGCTCATGGTTTTCTTTTTTGGCCTTTTCCTCTGGACCTCGGAAGTAACATTTGCTTTTCTTGTCTTCAAGAAATTCTTAGCCACTGACTTTGCAATATCAGATTTGGCTTTCAATAAATTAGGGCTTTTCTTTTCAGATGATTCTGATTTTGCCAAGTCTTCCACCTTAGTGTCAGCttcatttttgttattttcttgCTCCATAGTCAACTGAACCACAAAGCTCTGGTCAAATGAGCCAGCAAGCAGATAAAATTCTAAACCAGGAAGGAATACCCGTGAGAGAGAGAGATGAAGAGAGTGGAGCAGTTTGGGAATGTCTAAAACCAGTCAAGCATATTGAGTAAACTTCAAGGAAAATAAGTACACAGAAAAAAGCAAACCTTATCTTAAAAGAACTGTAAATCCTTCTTAATCAAATATGTAAATTTAATGTGTTAACATCATTATTGAGGCAAATAAGCTTATGGAAACTAGAATCATTCGTGCAAGAAGCTTTGCAGTCTCTCTTGCCAGTGAACGTGATTTATAAATTAGGCTCCAAAACAGATACAGAAACATATTACTCCCCACATACCCATAGTAGAGTAACATATTCAAAAGTAGAGTCCATATACAGATTCCCACCATCTTGAAATACAAAGTTTCCCACAGTCTTAAAATATAAACCTGGCTGCAGCtattatattttcagattccaacTGTCTTGAAATACCACATTCCGAGtgtcttaaaattttatgttca contains:
- the LOC108464157 gene encoding uncharacterized protein LOC108464157, with product MEQENNKNEADTKVEDLAKSESSEKKSPNLLKAKSDIAKSVAKNFLKTRKANVTSEVQRKRPKKKTMSISEGNKAAENNVKKLDPVEKDQQKDATTSTEYVEKSQQIQKNEENTCASDSKEKITKSNDDPKKQRNGVGPGLSNKDKKNEEKREGKKKRKRNENKERHSNPVNNNMNDEKREGKGKKQEIKKKEKIDGLIFMCNARTKPDCFRYRVMGVSAGKKDLVLGIRPGLKLFLYDYDVRLLYGIYRATSSGAMKLEPKAFGGAFPAQVRFSVHSDCFPLAENIFKKAIKENYDEKNKFKTELTARQVWKLTELFRPVPVHSTALPFHSPSRAAARIIEHPEKREAHDRPREARPSSHREASVRDPYSNISARNYAGFPHERNQRVGYGEVAYNKREDGHRDLYLSEKEYRTYGLLGERRNLTPQHHITPTLTSYLGDYREPPLRQPDTAYRESVPLQRDVVRSDPLRLTEREYRTYDLGATREMQPTVSAATANTSGAVASILDSYIADPYYGRYSGDPLVDAYLSRPREAHLIETDHLRRIESNQAERLYSQYPSDVLVDHNRMQRHRDVNPASASTSVSSRYSFGGASLPYR